Below is a window of Megalopta genalis isolate 19385.01 chromosome 7, iyMegGena1_principal, whole genome shotgun sequence DNA.
ttACCCTGTAATATATTTGTACTAGTTACCCCAACTGTAAGTTTTTCTGTACAATGCAATACAGCTTCGCTTAAAAGTATTTTATGACCATTATGCATTTGATCAAATGTGCCACCAAGTACCACGCTCTTATAAATCTTTCCTTCCTCTGTGCATGTCTTTGCATCTGTGTTCTCTGGTTTCTGATCATCATTCCAGCTAATAAAGTTACAATTCATGGAAGCATTAGCTAGACAATCTTGTATGAATGCATTAGCTTCGTTGTTACTATAGTGGTGATCAAAAATGACTATCTCCACGGGTTTTTTGGTATTTATTATCGATAAATTAGAATTTTTCATACTTGTCAGTAAAACTCGAATGTCTAGTAGTAAGGATATTGTAGATGTATCAAtgtaaatatttgaaatagttCGAACATAATTTGTTAATCGTTGCGGAGAATTTGTAACTGTGTATTTATTAGGTTTAAAAATGTTCTTTTCTGGGAAGTACTGTATATATAAAGTTTTTAACACGTGCTTTTTGATGATCGGCAATAATTTCGTCACTTTTGATGGATTCGTTAGAACTAATAAACCAGTGTTTGCCATTGTAAGTAGTAGATTTGTTGACCTCTAATTTTTTGGTTTGACGTTTATACTGTTTAAATTGTGTAACTTGATAGGGCCAGGTTAGGATTAAGTTACCCAGCAGATAAAGGTTATGTAACGTTGGAAGATTGAGTTTTCGCATgcaatgtatatatgtacatatattttatattatctcTACATATGTACGTCTACTATCGCGGCTTAGGACTTTATACTGCGTTAGCTGCTTTAGACGAGGTCCGTGTTCCTATATGTACATATGATATGTATGCAGGTGTACACATAAGGATCTGCAACTGCTGAAACGCCATCTATGTAGATATAATTGATACCCATATGTATGTCTAGTATTTAACCCTCGGACTGCGGTTACCGGGTCATTTTGACCAAGTGTATTTAAATCGTCCACTTAATTACTCAATTTTCGgcaattcaattaaataaatgGCTGTTACACCAGGAACAACATAAAGACTAATAAGTCtacataaaatatcttcaacATATTTGAATATCGAGAAATATTTGATGAAGAAATCTGAGAATGGTCGTAAACATCCTCTCTTAATTGTATAGCTGTGAAAATAGTTCAACTTCCGAGGGTTAATACAGTAATAGATCCTACTCCTGCACACTTTTAGGCCATTAGCGAAGGTTGATAaagaaattttctttgctctGATTGGTTGACGATTCACTGCTAAGATAGGATCCATTACGGATTGGATGCGcagtaaaatggtggggatgTGCGCGCCAGCTTAGGGAGTAAGAGAAGCGTGCAGGAGTAGTTCCCATTACTGTACGTAATCCAATTTGAAAGGTTtactaaatttaatttttattattgtaaaaACCCAGTATGTAGTAATGtagtaatatttttttttattctagaTATGTCATATAAAATACACAGTAACAGTTTCACACAGTTTTGTTAAACATAAGTTAAATACTAAAGCAATTATTCTCttcataaatatatattaatgtatattttGTACTGTTTTATCTATTATTTCAAACTGCTCATTATTATGCTGGTGTGGAATAACTTCTAGAAATTTCACAGGGTGGTACTTGTTGATGTAAAATTAACCATTGCATCAATTTTGTATGGTTTTTAGTAactgccatttttaaaaaaatatcgtACCATGAATTTTTAACACCAAATCTGCATCCTGAAAAAGAACATTTTTTCTGTTTATAATACAAACTTTCTTACTATTTTATGCAGAATTGTACATTTAAAATAACAAACCTGTTTCATACAATATTTCCAGACAAGAAAAATCATCTTTTAATGGATTAttaagataataatatatagccACGCATAAAGCATTTTCTCCTGCTATTGTAGTTATCAGAGGATCTGCACCTATGATTATTTCATAAAACTTAATACTACTTgatcaaatattattattttcgtttTGTGTTCTATACCTTTTCCTAACATAAATGTTATTAAGCATGTATGACCATGGTAACAAACTCGATGAAAGGGTGTTATACCATTAATTGGAGACTTTACATTCAACAATTGTGGACAATAAACAACTATATCAATGCATTTCAATGCATGTACTTTGTCGTAACATCTCTGTAAAGGAATGAAAGTAATTCAAACAGTATAACAAgtctatttaaatataattttcataaaaatttgtACTGGAATTTTTTATAACAAAATGTATATTTACATCAGCTGAATATTCCAATTTACGAATCATTGCATTATGTCTAATTATGCTTCGTTCTCTAATGATCGAACgttcataatttttaatttcttgcgATGTTTTTGAATTGTCTGTTGTTTTGCGCGCAGCAAATCTTTTATGACGACGTGCTACAatttaataaaagaaatattttgttatataatattgaacAATTAAGAATCTATCTAAGTTTCTGGGGGctgaatttaaatatatataatataatgaattaaaaaatgtacCATGAGTACAGTGAAGTGCATACGATGTAACGGCGATAACACCTCCAGTAAGTGTAATGACTTTTACAATGCTCGGCATGGCTTCTATTAATTGTACGAAATACTGTTGTAACATATCATGAAACGATTCATTATATTTTGATATAAGACTCATACTCCCACTTATTTAAATCTTTTATCGCTAAATATGAAATGACTATTCCGTAAGAGATCTCCCGATGCGTTCCCCTACTCTCTGTAGATAATGAAGATTTTTCGCGTAGATACGCGCATAGAATGTAATGACTTCCGAGGCTATGTTCACGATAGTTCTATTTACGGACGCATGCGCACTGGTCAATCGTTTTCGAAAAATGGCGGAGTTTTGTCTTTATGAGAATTCTCTGTGCTCATAGTCGCATTGAATAACCAATCAGAATAAGCAAGCAATGATGCAGGATGTCCTCTTTCAATAGTCGACACTCCGGAAGTGATTGTCGAAGGGgtagggaaagagagagagccctCACCCTGAGTAACGATTAGATATACATAACTCCGAATCCTCAATTTGAAGTTCTGTAACGGGGTCGCAGTAGGGGGCATCTACGGGTGTCCAGATATTACAACGAAAACAGAATCGACGCAGACGCAAGCTTTACTCGATTGTTGCGAAAAGTGCGTTGCTTCGTCAAACCTGTTCCTAGTGTTTACAATCTTTCTTCGCGAAACTAATCGATGTTATGATTCCAAATCGTTTTTAGTACGTACTTGTGAGACTTTGACAGTGATTCCTTGTATTTCTAATTAATTCAGTAGAGGCGATTATCGTGGCGTACATGGCAGTCGAATTTATGTAGATATACTCGACCGTGTTTTCTCGCGTGTTACTTCAAATTTATCGTTGTTCGTTACGAAAATGGCGAATTACACGGACCGTCAATATTCTTACGGCAATTCCGTACATTCCCGTAGAGATGACAAGAAGTGAACTTTTCAACGATTCTGATGCGGAAGAACTTTATTGAGGGCAAGTAACAAAATCATTTCGGATCGTCAAAGATGGATGCAACAATTGAGAGAGAGTGCAGTGCTTTGGGTGGCCTCTTTCAACAGATTATCACTGACATGAAGGTGAGTAGTGCTGTGTTTTTAACATTCGATATTTAAATTTGAATTATTCAATTGCGTTTTTCCTGTTCATTGTTTTTTGTACGTTTCTCTACGTTGCACAATTTACGATGCAGGCAAAGGCGCGATGTCGATGCTGTTTCGTTGAGTCCTATACTTTTGTAAATACTATGAAATTAGTACATACGGTCATACGAAATAATATGTTCCTTTCGGTTATTATTAGACTATTTGTGAACGTTACGGTGCTCTGGTTTTGAAAGCTATTCTCCGAAACCATTGAGATATTTAATGCAGCAGAATGAGGACAGACGCTAATTTACACATGTTCAAAGAGCTTTGATGTATTGTCCAATCATTTTTAATGACATCTAAACCCGAGTCAATTTTGCAAGGATAGTATTTGAATTTTGAgatttaataaaacaaatattcgAATGTAATGTGAAAATTATACAAACATAACaaacattcattcgaaatgttttgaatgttataaatatttaaaatgttACGGTGATTAAAATGGGACAAAACAAACACGAGGAGAATTAATGTTTTAATGATTTTATTTGTTCAGATCTaatttgcaaattttcatttatttacttattttttaattaaaaattaaatatgtaatttttcTTTGTGCTGTTTAATATCATATTAATACACTCATAGCCAATGTTCGGAAAACATGTAATCATATATTATAAGTAGGCGTATGCGATTGCATTATCTGCATTGAACATGTAAAGTTATTCTGCGATATCACATAATACAACTATAGTTAAGCAAAAGTAGAGCATATCTAAATTGATTAAACATAAATATGGAACTGTTACAGACTTTTTTGTTTTTAGAATGGTGCACCATTATGggaagatttaatttcaaaagCAACAAAATTACATTCATGCTTGAGGTAATATATTAGtttcatttattgtattatttgttaCTTAATTTTCAGTActttaataacaaaatatttttaattatattttcgtTTATTTCAGGGCTGCTATTTTAGCTGTTTCTGCATATCTTGAAACTTTTCAAAAAATTGCTGATGCTGCAACTAATGCAAGAGGTAAATTATTTATggtataattgtatatattgcACTGCATATGCAAAATTTGTTTCTGGTTTTTTACTACATTATTTTACCTTCTACTCATGTTGACATTCGATAAAACCGATACATAACATATTTTAGGTGCAACGAAAGAAATTGGAACTGCTTTAACTAGAATATGTCTTAGACATAAAGCTGTGGAGACACGTATGAAATCCTTTACCAGGTAACTggtttttaatatattataatatttttattagtgtttaatatgtatttaattatacttGTTTTTTCTAGTGCTATTATGGATTGCTTGGTGTTGCCTCTTCAAGAAAAATTAGAAGACTGGAAAAAGTCTTTAATAAATTTAGATAAGGAACATGCCAAAGGTTAATACCGGACATTATTGCAATAATTTAAGTATAAGTTTTGTAAGATTGTAACATTAGCTTGTTCTGTATTTGTTGTAGAATATAAAAAAGCAAGAGCAGAATTGAAAAAGCGCTCTACAGACACATTACGATTACAAAAGAAAAAGGCGCGCAAAGGACAACATTTGCACGGGCAAGGGCAACCGCAAAGTCATGGTACTTTGACTGGTGATGTTGAGTTCAACCGAATGCTAGAATCATCTGCTGCAGTTGTCCAAGAAAAACGCCTAAGTTTAGAAGAAACAGAAAGAAGAGCCGTTCGCGCGGCTTTGCTCGAGGAAAGAGGCAGATTTTGTCTTCTCTCAAGATTCCTGAAACCAGTACTCGTTAGTAAAGTTAACTGCACTTAACAAGTAATTAACAATTTTACTTCTCAACAATGCCTACAATAACGTCTACAAAAATGCGTAGGACGAGGAAATTGCTATGCTAATGGAACTGACACATCTTCAAGAAGTCTCCGATCAGTTGCAACGACATGCTGCCTCTCCGCATCATCTACCACCTGCATCGGAACAAGTGATAACAGATATAAAAGGTTGCGACGTTGCACAATGGTCGCTAGCTACGCCTCCTTCCAGTCCTTCTTTGTCTCTTGGATCAAGAAAAAGTTCAATGTGTTCAATCAGTTCTCTGACTAGCAGTAGCAGCGGTTCTTGTAAAAGTCATCCGAGCCCATCTGGACATCCTTGGCATAGATCGCTCTCTCAGGTGAACATTTTCGAAACATACGAAAACAATACTATGTTCTCTTTCTCCATGCTAATTCATTGAACTAGGAATGTTAACCCTTACAATGCATGGCATATTAGTTTCACTGTTTATGCACtacctatatacatatataatatatcatgtaAGTAGTTGCTGGTAGATTATAGCATGAGCGCCATTCGGCATCAGCTTCTTGTATGTGGTAGTCGATGTTGTACTCGTTGTAGTCTGTCGGTGTCAGGCCCTCCAGCATCAGTGGTATGATGACGCTGCGCCACTTGGCAAACGGTAGTTCCCGTGACTCTGGCTTCACTTCACAGGATACATTATATACACAACCAATTTCCGAGCATCAGGTAAGGTTGCTAGAAATTAGAAGCCTGTTAGCGTTTCACGATTTCCTTCTCTTCACTTTCGACACTAAATaaagttctctctatatttttTCAATGAGTAAAGATTTTTGTTTCGTTGCTGAAGTTAACTGTGTTGTTGTAGGTATCAAATGTGTCTtctcaaaataatcaaaatactGGTTGTACAACATCAAGACCTGTAACCACTGCTACTTGGCCTGACTTGCAGGAAACATCAGTTCAGTTCGACAGACAAAATCAGAACTCGGTTAATGAACGGCCGCATACAATTTCTTCCGGTAAGAAAATATGTTCctaaaatttttgtttcttttttataaaCCGAATAATTTACTAAATAATGTTATTCGTTGCTACAGCTTATGAAAAAGGACATCAGAGACCAGCTCTCAGCGTTTATACATTCCAAGCTCCAGACAATAGTGGCTGTTGCCATAGTCAACCAGCTTCTCCagtttcttcttcctcttcatGTTCTTCCTCGAATCAACAAGCATCTAGAGTACAATTGCGTAGAAATAATGGTAGTAATCGTCCTCCTATACCAAACAGATGTTCTAGTTTAGAGCGGCCAACAGTTCCAGTAAAGAATGAGCCTCCCGGAAGTCCCCGGGGCAAACCTAAATTACCGCTTCCAGCTCATTTAGCAAAAGgtatttaacatttttttacTTAATCATTAGTTTGAACTAAAAATAATTTCTGTTTCCATTTCCCAAATTCAAATTCTACTCTGTTCAACCTTTTTCACGATTATTGCAACGCCTGCAGCGGAAGCTATTTATGGCTTAGCCAAATATGTTATTTAAGTTGTAACCCTGTATAAGTATGAGATACATTGCAGAATTAGTAACTCATCAGCTTCAACAACCAATGTACGTGAACATGCACGAATTAGCAAATCTAGCAGCAACTCGTGCTCAAGAGATGCAACTGCCTCTGCCTCCACCTCCTGCGTCGCTAACTGCATCTGGAACAGAGAAGGTACGATTTCGAAAATCTTGGGTATCATAGTTATAAtctattatttatatcgatCAATATATTCAGACTGAAGTTACGGAAAAAGATGGTGGAAGTCAAACGTCAGAATCTAGTGCGGAATCTAGTAGTGGCTATGGTAGTCAGACTACTATACCGCATTCTCATTCACTTCAGAATCAAAATGAGAATGCTTGGAACGTACCTGGTGCTGCCTCTACTTTAACGGTTCGCAGAGGATCGGTGCAGCAAGCAAGTAAACCTCCTCCTCCTACGAGACGTACGTCCACTATCATAACTGCCACGTTTAGTACTCCTGTAACGGGTTCCAACGACGAACGTACTGATAATCCTTGCGACGAGGCTGAAAATCTTCCACCACCGCCGGCGTTCTTGTTGGAGGGTTCTTCACCCACAGCCAGCCCTACTCCTCAGCGGTAGGAGATAGTCTTTTATAGCaatatggatttgatgcaacaaTTTCATGCAATGTGTATTGAATATTGCAGGTCGGTCTCAGTGTCAGAAACCGTAAGGACCCTTACAGAGTTGCGTCACACTCCTGCTAGTCCCTCCCTTCTACGGAAGGCTACAGGTCAGACACAATCGCATAACAATCAATCCAGCACGTTACAACATAATGCTGTGTTACAAGTTACTCGATCTTCTGTTGAACGTTCGTGTGCAGCGATTCGCTCGACTTCTCAAGAACGTGGCTCGACTGCTACACAAATGACTACGATCAACGCAGGTGTAAATATTCAAGGACAAGGGCCAGGAGGAGTAGGTCAAAGCTTCATGGCAGTGCTCAGTGCCAAGCTTATCAACAGTACGACAGGTAACAATGCTGCAGGTAGTAACAATACTAGTAACAGTCCTAAGTCTTCGAGGAAGCACTCTATTGAGCAGCAGATAACGAAAACTACGAAATCGTCGAGCGGCTTTCTCGAGACTTTGAACGCTAAGCTGGCGCAGCAGCAACAGAACATACAGGGGAATATATCGAGTAAATCGGCAAGTGTAAGACGTATTATGGGTAATCGCGTACCTATCATGGATCCATTGCAAGTTAGGGACTCATTGATGGATCAGATACGAAGGGGGACCTCTTTGAGGAAAACCAGCGGTCTCATTAATGATCGTTCGGCACCTAAAATCTATTGAATACTGTACTACTGATGTTTACGTAAGTTCCTCTATCATCTCTGATGCATTTCATTTGCATTTACGATAGCTGCAACAATCGTTGACCACCGGATACGATAAACGTATCTGTGTTGTTAAGCAAATCGGCGTTTGTCACGTGTTGATCGTTTGTATATGTACATTCACGAATGTACATTTGATAATTCGACTTTGCACTTGAGCGCATCAACATCGAAAGTAAAAGAGCAAAGTGAATTGTTTCTACGTGAATTCTTTATTCcatcattattaattttattgaaaattgcGTAGAAGAGGCAGGCTCTATATTAAATCCATCCTTGATATACAATACTTTAGTGCGtatcataatatataaatgaaatCGAAGCGAGAATGAAACGATTTTAATTATTCAACTTAGAGTCTGATCTAATTACATTGTAGTATTTGATAATTAATAAGAGATTcaagtaatatatgtatatttataaagtgTATTAAAGTAGCacgtattaatatatatattatttcaacTCTACTTGGTTCGAGTGGATGTATAATTATACTAATGCCCGTTGCTTGCCCGTGTTAAGGTGAGCCCGACTGATTTAATACCATTGTAATGATTtaatatgttatattttaataatcgcAAAGGTAAAAAACGAAATTGAAAACACAAAATTCgcgtataatttaatatagagCTGGTGTCTTAAACATATATCTTTATCTTGCATATAGTTATACCAATTTGTTTCCTGCATTACCTGTCTTTCATTTTCGTATGGTAAGCGCACAATCGCATTTCTCTTTGTTTCGAGACGTCTGTGTCTTTCATGTATTCCCTGTGAAACAGTTTCTAATAGCGTTTCAGCAAACCATGACATTATCATTATTGATACGACAGAATTAATTAAACATAAACGATATATTATTACAGCCCAGGTGGAACGTAACTTTAGAATTAATTTTTGTATCAGTCGCATTTTTCCATAGAAGTAAATTCTTTTCAATGCCTATACACTGGTGTAATATTGTACAACATTACAGTATTATCATTTGATCAGTATTCCTTTTCCTCTACAATAACTGCTAAGCAATTTTTATATGCAATGATGTTTGTTTCTAAATCCAACAAAAAAATATCTATTCTTATTAACGCTATAGATTTTAATACGCATCTAAAGTATTTATTAGGGAAAATATATTTGGAACACATATCAAAACTTTTGTATCGCTGCCTTTTTTTGAATATTCGTATAATGTGTATATGATACTATTTTATAGTAGTTAGTAGGAAATATCGAATCTACAGTTACAATACTTTGAAACGAGATGCATTTATTGAACGCATTTACTGCCAACGACTGATTACTGTTGCCGCTATATTAGGCAAATGATATTTGTCACAGTACTTTGTATGTTCTGCCTGGGCGACGCTGTTCCAAATATCGGgtaaatgataaaataaaaattcgtagGTGTGTGTTTGGGGAACGGCGAATATTAACAAAGTTATGCGAAAATTATGATCCTATTGTAACAAAGTATTATTAAGTGTTTTCTGTTTTAAGTGAATTGATCGCGATGGAATTCCAGTATCTCTATgcatagaaatattatttattcgtgCGGAAGATGTATTGCACCTTCAAGATACCTGTTAGAACGATTTATTATCGAAATCTCGTGCGACGCCGACTGGACTGATGAAAATGTTACTGCCAACTCTTTATAAATGTTTAATGTGTTCCTTTCTCATTCCTGAATGACGCGCGATTAGGTTTTGCGTTTAACGGAGCGTCGTGCCGAGTAGTCTCTAGCGAACAATAAATAGTCTTTATTTATTTCGATCAAGCATTTCACCGTGTACAACGTAAAATAGTAATACACATCCAGAAACGATTGCGATTTGATATTTAATGctgaaagaaaaatataaataaataaataaataaataaataaataaatacacatAATAAACATGCGCTCGCACACATATACAAACACACATACACATCAATGTTCATGGTAGATAGCAAAgattaatgaaaaaaaatgttattctcgAATGTTATCAATATTGCTCCGTAGTTACAGAATATACTATGAATTCAGATCAGCATTAAATGACAAACACTTAGCATAAACAATAGGTAACGAACAGAAAAATTGAAAgccgtaataaataaataaataaataaataaataaccataaattcattgtaataaaataatatttaatgtagTACAGTTCGAAGGGTGATtgttaatttgtaataattatttcagtAGCGATCAGATAcaaagataataaataaaaagtgCAACAAAAAGATGTTATATTCGCTTTCTTGTGGATTCATTCTTACAGTTTCTCCTTCTTTTAACTCta
It encodes the following:
- the LOC117221675 gene encoding uncharacterized protein LOC117221675 isoform X1; amino-acid sequence: MDATIERECSALGGLFQQIITDMKNGAPLWEDLISKATKLHSCLRAAILAVSAYLETFQKIADAATNARGATKEIGTALTRICLRHKAVETRMKSFTSAIMDCLVLPLQEKLEDWKKSLINLDKEHAKEYKKARAELKKRSTDTLRLQKKKARKGQHLHGQGQPQSHGTLTGDVEFNRMLESSAAVVQEKRLSLEETERRAVRAALLEERGRFCLLSRFLKPVLDEEIAMLMELTHLQEVSDQLQRHAASPHHLPPASEQVITDIKGCDVAQWSLATPPSSPSLSLGSRKSSMCSISSLTSSSSGSCKSHPSPSGHPWHRSLSQSVGVRPSSISGMMTLRHLANGSSRDSGFTSQDTLYTQPISEHQVSNVSSQNNQNTGCTTSRPVTTATWPDLQETSVQFDRQNQNSVNERPHTISSAYEKGHQRPALSVYTFQAPDNSGCCHSQPASPVSSSSSCSSSNQQASRVQLRRNNGSNRPPIPNRCSSLERPTVPVKNEPPGSPRGKPKLPLPAHLAKELVTHQLQQPMYVNMHELANLAATRAQEMQLPLPPPPASLTASGTEKTEVTEKDGGSQTSESSAESSSGYGSQTTIPHSHSLQNQNENAWNVPGAASTLTVRRGSVQQASKPPPPTRRTSTIITATFSTPVTGSNDERTDNPCDEAENLPPPPAFLLEGSSPTASPTPQRSVSVSETVRTLTELRHTPASPSLLRKATGQTQSHNNQSSTLQHNAVLQVTRSSVERSCAAIRSTSQERGSTATQMTTINAGVNIQGQGPGGVGQSFMAVLSAKLINSTTGNNAAGSNNTSNSPKSSRKHSIEQQITKTTKSSSGFLETLNAKLAQQQQNIQGNISSKSASVRRIMGNRVPIMDPLQVRDSLMDQIRRGTSLRKTSGLINDRSAPKIY
- the LOC117221675 gene encoding uncharacterized protein LOC117221675 isoform X5 — encoded protein: MDATIERECSALGGLFQQIITDMKNGAPLWEDLISKATKLHSCLRAAILAVSAYLETFQKIADAATNARGATKEIGTALTRICLRHKAVETRMKSFTSAIMDCLVLPLQEKLEDWKKSLINLDKEHAKEYKKARAELKKRSTDTLRLQKKKARKGQHLHGQGQPQSHGTLTGDVEFNRMLESSAAVVQEKRLSLEETERRAVRAALLEERGRFCLLSRFLKPVLDEEIAMLMELTHLQEVSDQLQRHAASPHHLPPASEQVITDIKGCDVAQWSLATPPSSPSLSLGSRKSSMCSISSLTSSSSGSCKSHPSPSGHPWHRSLSQVSNVSSQNNQNTGCTTSRPVTTATWPDLQETSVQFDRQNQNSVNERPHTISSAYEKGHQRPALSVYTFQAPDNSGCCHSQPASPVSSSSSCSSSNQQASRVQLRRNNGSNRPPIPNRCSSLERPTVPVKNEPPGSPRGKPKLPLPAHLAKELVTHQLQQPMYVNMHELANLAATRAQEMQLPLPPPPASLTASGTEKTEVTEKDGGSQTSESSAESSSGYGSQTTIPHSHSLQNQNENAWNVPGAASTLTVRRGSVQQASKPPPPTRRTSTIITATFSTPVTGSNDERTDNPCDEAENLPPPPAFLLEGSSPTASPTPQRSVSVSETVRTLTELRHTPASPSLLRKATGQTQSHNNQSSTLQHNAVLQVTRSSVERSCAAIRSTSQERGSTATQMTTINAGVNIQGQGPGGVGQSFMAVLSAKLINSTTGNNAAGSNNTSNSPKSSRKHSIEQQITKTTKSSSGFLETLNAKLAQQQQNIQGNISSKSASVRRIMGNRVPIMDPLQVRDSLMDQIRRGTSLRKTSGLINDRSAPKIY
- the LOC117221675 gene encoding uncharacterized protein LOC117221675 isoform X6, giving the protein MDATIERECSALGGLFQQIITDMKNGAPLWEDLISKATKLHSCLRAAILAVSAYLETFQKIADAATNARGATKEIGTALTRICLRHKAVETRMKSFTSAIMDCLVLPLQEKLEDWKKSLINLDKEHAKEYKKARAELKKRSTDTLRLQKKKARKGQHLHGQGQPQSHGTLTGDVEFNRMLESSAAVVQEKRLSLEETERRAVRAALLEERGRFCLLSRFLKPVLDEEIAMLMELTHLQEVSDQLQRHAASPHHLPPASEQVITDIKGCDVAQWSLATPPSSPSLSLGSRKSSMCSISSLTSSSSGSCKSHPSPSGHPWHRSLSQETSVQFDRQNQNSVNERPHTISSAYEKGHQRPALSVYTFQAPDNSGCCHSQPASPVSSSSSCSSSNQQASRVQLRRNNGSNRPPIPNRCSSLERPTVPVKNEPPGSPRGKPKLPLPAHLAKELVTHQLQQPMYVNMHELANLAATRAQEMQLPLPPPPASLTASGTEKTEVTEKDGGSQTSESSAESSSGYGSQTTIPHSHSLQNQNENAWNVPGAASTLTVRRGSVQQASKPPPPTRRTSTIITATFSTPVTGSNDERTDNPCDEAENLPPPPAFLLEGSSPTASPTPQRSVSVSETVRTLTELRHTPASPSLLRKATGQTQSHNNQSSTLQHNAVLQVTRSSVERSCAAIRSTSQERGSTATQMTTINAGVNIQGQGPGGVGQSFMAVLSAKLINSTTGNNAAGSNNTSNSPKSSRKHSIEQQITKTTKSSSGFLETLNAKLAQQQQNIQGNISSKSASVRRIMGNRVPIMDPLQVRDSLMDQIRRGTSLRKTSGLINDRSAPKIY
- the LOC117221675 gene encoding uncharacterized protein LOC117221675 isoform X3 gives rise to the protein MDATIERECSALGGLFQQIITDMKNGAPLWEDLISKATKLHSCLRAAILAVSAYLETFQKIADAATNARGATKEIGTALTRICLRHKAVETRMKSFTSAIMDCLVLPLQEKLEDWKKSLINLDKEHAKEYKKARAELKKRSTDTLRLQKKKARKGQHLHGQGQPQSHGTLTGDVEFNRMLESSAAVVQEKRLSLEETERRAVRAALLEERGRFCLLSRFLKPVLDEEIAMLMELTHLQEVSDQLQRHAASPHHLPPASEQVITDIKGCDVAQWSLATPPSSPSLSLGSRKSSMCSISSLTSSSSGSCKSHPSPSGHPWHRSLSQSVGVRPSSISGMMTLRHLANGSSRDSGFTSQDTLYTQPISEHQVSNVSSQNNQNTGCTTSRPVTTATWPDLQETSVQFDRQNQNSVNERPHTISSAYEKGHQRPALSVYTFQAPDNSGCCHSQPASPVSSSSSCSSSNQQASRVQLRRNNGSNRPPIPNRCSSLERPTVPVKNEPPGSPRGKPKLPLPAHLAKELVTHQLQQPMYVNMHELANLAATRAQEMQLPLPPPPASLTASGTEKTEVTEKDGGSQTSESSAESSSGYGSQTTIPHSHSLQNQNENAWNVPGAASTLTVRRGSVQQASKPPPPTRRTSTIITATFSTPVTGSNDERTDNPCDEAENLPPPPAFLLEGSSPTASPTPQRSVSVSETVRTLTELRHTPASPSLLRKATAIRSTSQERGSTATQMTTINAGVNIQGQGPGGVGQSFMAVLSAKLINSTTGNNAAGSNNTSNSPKSSRKHSIEQQITKTTKSSSGFLETLNAKLAQQQQNIQGNISSKSASVRRIMGNRVPIMDPLQVRDSLMDQIRRGTSLRKTSGLINDRSAPKIY
- the LOC117221675 gene encoding uncharacterized protein LOC117221675 isoform X4 encodes the protein MDATIERECSALGGLFQQIITDMKNGAPLWEDLISKATKLHSCLRAAILAVSAYLETFQKIADAATNARGATKEIGTALTRICLRHKAVETRMKSFTSAIMDCLVLPLQEKLEDWKKSLINLDKEHAKEYKKARAELKKRSTDTLRLQKKKARKGQHLHGQGQPQSHGTLTGDVEFNRMLESSAAVVQEKRLSLEETERRAVRAALLEERGRFCLLSRFLKPVLDEEIAMLMELTHLQEVSDQLQRHAASPHHLPPASEQVITDIKGCDVAQWSLATPPSSPSLSLGSRKSSMCSISSLTSSSSGSCKSHPSPSGHPWHRSLSQSVGVRPSSISGMMTLRHLANGSSRDSGFTSQDTLYTQPISEHQVSNVSSQNNQNTGCTTSRPVTTATWPDLQETSVQFDRQNQNSVNERPHTISSAYEKGHQRPALSVYTFQAPDNSGCCHSQPASPVSSSSSCSSSNQQASRVQLRRNNGSNRPPIPNRCSSLERPTVPVKNEPPGSPRGKPKLPLPAHLAKELVTHQLQQPMYVNMHELANLAATRAQEMQLPLPPPPASLTASGTEKNQNENAWNVPGAASTLTVRRGSVQQASKPPPPTRRTSTIITATFSTPVTGSNDERTDNPCDEAENLPPPPAFLLEGSSPTASPTPQRSVSVSETVRTLTELRHTPASPSLLRKATGQTQSHNNQSSTLQHNAVLQVTRSSVERSCAAIRSTSQERGSTATQMTTINAGVNIQGQGPGGVGQSFMAVLSAKLINSTTGNNAAGSNNTSNSPKSSRKHSIEQQITKTTKSSSGFLETLNAKLAQQQQNIQGNISSKSASVRRIMGNRVPIMDPLQVRDSLMDQIRRGTSLRKTSGLINDRSAPKIY